The following proteins are encoded in a genomic region of Glycine soja cultivar W05 chromosome 17, ASM419377v2, whole genome shotgun sequence:
- the LOC114393870 gene encoding hydroxyproline O-galactosyltransferase GALT3 isoform X2, with amino-acid sequence MSQPSMKRLHFVQGLLKMKKWYGGLLIMALGMMLLFLYNVKGIQPQKQSAKQSAYNFFHNHTPGDSINGSSNLPVNSSEVELKRVTTPAKRPHLVHVAGLDDLYDMKNLSKEETNSVLIWDSLRSLLSRSDALAETAQGVKEASVAWKELLSIVEKDKASKINKMDGPENQNCPFSVTSPGKAVPDSGITLDLPCGLVVDSSITLIGIPNNRSFQIDLAGLEQEGEPNPPIILHYNVSLPGENMTEEPYIVQNTWTSDLGWGKEERCPARGSANIQEVDGLVLCNIQAVRSNNKGNANVDQPASDIPSNISSESVHRTANFPFAEGNPFTSTLWVGSEGFHMTVNGRHETSFAYREVLWMQKLEPWLVSSIKVAGSLSLLSILAKGLPVTEDNDIVVDIENLKAPSIARKRLALLIGVFSTGNNFERRMALRRSWMQYEAVHSGEVAVRFFIGLHKNNRVNFELWTEAQAYGDIQLMPFVDYYSLISLKTIAICIMGTKIIPSKYIMKTDDDAFVRIDEVLSSLKGKPSEGLLYGLISSKSSPQRDEGSKWYISEEEWPHDTYPPWAHGPGYVISRDIAKFIVHAHQERKLKLFKLEDVAMGIWIEQFKNDGKEVHYENDERFYNAGCESNYVIAHYQSPRMVLCLWEKLQKEHQPVCCE; translated from the exons ATGTCGCAGCCCTCGATG AAACGGCTACATTTTGTTCAAGGTTtactgaaaatgaagaaatggtATGGAGGCTTGTTGATAATGGCTTTGGGTATGATGTTGTTGTTCCTCTACAATGTCAAAGGAATTCAGCCGCAGAAGCAATCCGCAAAACAGTCGGCATATAATTTCTTCCATAATCATACACCTGGTGATTCTATTAATGGAAGCAGCAATCTTCCAGTAAACTCTTCCGAGGTGGAACTAAAAAGGGTAACAACACCAGCAAAAAGGCCACATTTGGTACATGTTGCAGGGCTAGATGATCTGTATGACATGAAAAATCTATCGAAAGAAGAGACGAATTCTGTGCTAATTTGGGATTCCTTACGTTCCTTGCTGTCAAGGTCAGATGCTTTGGCTGAAACAGCTCAAGGAGTTAAAGAGGCTTCTGTAGCATGGAAAGAATTGCTGTCCATTGTTGAAAAGGACAAAGCTTCTAAGATTAATAAGATGGATGGCCCAGAAAATCAAAACTGCCCATTCTCGGTGACCTCGCCTGGTAAGGCTGTACCAGATAGTGGAATCACTCTTGATCTCCCTTGTGGTCTGGTTGTAGATTCTTCTATTACACTGATTGGAATCCCTAACAacagaagcttccagattgacCTTGCTGGGCTAGAGCAAGAAGGGGAGCCAAATCCTCCAATTATCTTGCATTATAATGTGAGTCTTCCTGGAGAAAACATGACAGAGGAACCATATATTGTTCAAAATACATGGACTAGTGATTTAGGGTGGGGAAAAGAGGAAAGGTGTCCTGCTCGTGGTTCTGCCAACATTCAAGAAG TTGATGGACTTGTTCTCTGCAACATACAAGCTGTCAGAAGTAACAACAAAGGGAATGCAAATGTTGACCAACCTGCTAGTGATATACCTTCTAATATTTCCTCAGAAAGTGTACATAGAACCGCTAATTTTCCCTTTGCTGAGGGTAATCCTTTCACTTCCACATTGTGGGTTGGTTCAGAGGGATTTCATATGACTGTGAATGGAAGGCATGAAACGTCTTTTGCATATAGGGAG GTTTTGTGGATGCAGAAACTTGAACCATGGTTAGTCAGCAGTATTAAAGTAGCAGGCAGTTTAAGTCTCTTATCAATCCTGGCTAAGGGTTTGCCTGTTACTGAAGATAATGATATAGTTGTTGATATTGAGAATCTGAAGGCTCCTTCTATCGCCAGAAAAAGGCTTGCTTTGTTGATTGGAGTATTTTCTACCGGAAACAATTTTGAACGTCGCATGGCCCTGAGGAGGTCTTGGATGCAATATGAGGCCGTACATTCTGGAGAAGTTGCTGTCCGATTTTTCATTGGGCTT CACAAGAACAATAGGGTTAATTTTGAGTTATGGACTGAAGCTCAAGCATATGGAGATATTCAGTTAATGCCTTTTGTagattattatagtttgatttCTTTGAAGACAATTGCAATTTGCATTATGGGG ACAAAAATCATCCCTTCTAAATACATCATGAAAACAGATGATGATGCCTTTGTTAGGATTGATGAAGTGCTTTCCAGCCTTAAAGGAAAGCCATCGGAAGGCCTCTTGTACGGTCTCATATCTTCTAAATCATCTCCTCAGAGGGACGAAGGCAGCAAGTGGTACATCAGTGAGGAG GAATGGCCCCATGATACATACCCACCATGGGCACATGGTCCTGGCTATGTTATCTCACGAGACATAGCAAAATTTATTGTCCATGCCCACCAAGAAAGAAAACTCAAG ctCTTTAAATTAGAAGATGTTGCCATGGGCATATGGATTGAACAGTTCAAGAATGATGGTAAAGAAGTACATTATGAAAATGATGAGAGGTTTTACAACGCTGGATGTGAATCAAATTATGTAATTGCCCATTATCAAAGTCCGAGGATGGTGCTATGCCTTTGGGAGAAATTACAGAAAGAACACCAGCCAGTGTGCTGTGAGTAA
- the LOC114393870 gene encoding hydroxyproline O-galactosyltransferase GALT3 isoform X3, with product MTIVRYHFKRLHFVQGLLKMKKWYGGLLIMALGMMLLFLYNVKGIQPQKQSAKQSAYNFFHNHTPGDSINGSSNLPVNSSEVELKRVTTPAKRPHLVHVAGLDDLYDMKNLSKEETNSVLIWDSLRSLLSRSDALAETAQGVKEASVAWKELLSIVEKDKASKINKMDGPENQNCPFSVTSPGKAVPDSGITLDLPCGLVVDSSITLIGIPNNRSFQIDLAGLEQEGEPNPPIILHYNVSLPGENMTEEPYIVQNTWTSDLGWGKEERCPARGSANIQEVDGLVLCNIQAVRSNNKGNANVDQPASDIPSNISSESVHRTANFPFAEGNPFTSTLWVGSEGFHMTVNGRHETSFAYREKLEPWLVSSIKVAGSLSLLSILAKGLPVTEDNDIVVDIENLKAPSIARKRLALLIGVFSTGNNFERRMALRRSWMQYEAVHSGEVAVRFFIGLHKNNRVNFELWTEAQAYGDIQLMPFVDYYSLISLKTIAICIMGTKIIPSKYIMKTDDDAFVRIDEVLSSLKGKPSEGLLYGLISSKSSPQRDEGSKWYISEEEWPHDTYPPWAHGPGYVISRDIAKFIVHAHQERKLKLFKLEDVAMGIWIEQFKNDGKEVHYENDERFYNAGCESNYVIAHYQSPRMVLCLWEKLQKEHQPVCCE from the exons ATGACAATTGTACGCTATCATTTT AAACGGCTACATTTTGTTCAAGGTTtactgaaaatgaagaaatggtATGGAGGCTTGTTGATAATGGCTTTGGGTATGATGTTGTTGTTCCTCTACAATGTCAAAGGAATTCAGCCGCAGAAGCAATCCGCAAAACAGTCGGCATATAATTTCTTCCATAATCATACACCTGGTGATTCTATTAATGGAAGCAGCAATCTTCCAGTAAACTCTTCCGAGGTGGAACTAAAAAGGGTAACAACACCAGCAAAAAGGCCACATTTGGTACATGTTGCAGGGCTAGATGATCTGTATGACATGAAAAATCTATCGAAAGAAGAGACGAATTCTGTGCTAATTTGGGATTCCTTACGTTCCTTGCTGTCAAGGTCAGATGCTTTGGCTGAAACAGCTCAAGGAGTTAAAGAGGCTTCTGTAGCATGGAAAGAATTGCTGTCCATTGTTGAAAAGGACAAAGCTTCTAAGATTAATAAGATGGATGGCCCAGAAAATCAAAACTGCCCATTCTCGGTGACCTCGCCTGGTAAGGCTGTACCAGATAGTGGAATCACTCTTGATCTCCCTTGTGGTCTGGTTGTAGATTCTTCTATTACACTGATTGGAATCCCTAACAacagaagcttccagattgacCTTGCTGGGCTAGAGCAAGAAGGGGAGCCAAATCCTCCAATTATCTTGCATTATAATGTGAGTCTTCCTGGAGAAAACATGACAGAGGAACCATATATTGTTCAAAATACATGGACTAGTGATTTAGGGTGGGGAAAAGAGGAAAGGTGTCCTGCTCGTGGTTCTGCCAACATTCAAGAAG TTGATGGACTTGTTCTCTGCAACATACAAGCTGTCAGAAGTAACAACAAAGGGAATGCAAATGTTGACCAACCTGCTAGTGATATACCTTCTAATATTTCCTCAGAAAGTGTACATAGAACCGCTAATTTTCCCTTTGCTGAGGGTAATCCTTTCACTTCCACATTGTGGGTTGGTTCAGAGGGATTTCATATGACTGTGAATGGAAGGCATGAAACGTCTTTTGCATATAGGGAG AAACTTGAACCATGGTTAGTCAGCAGTATTAAAGTAGCAGGCAGTTTAAGTCTCTTATCAATCCTGGCTAAGGGTTTGCCTGTTACTGAAGATAATGATATAGTTGTTGATATTGAGAATCTGAAGGCTCCTTCTATCGCCAGAAAAAGGCTTGCTTTGTTGATTGGAGTATTTTCTACCGGAAACAATTTTGAACGTCGCATGGCCCTGAGGAGGTCTTGGATGCAATATGAGGCCGTACATTCTGGAGAAGTTGCTGTCCGATTTTTCATTGGGCTT CACAAGAACAATAGGGTTAATTTTGAGTTATGGACTGAAGCTCAAGCATATGGAGATATTCAGTTAATGCCTTTTGTagattattatagtttgatttCTTTGAAGACAATTGCAATTTGCATTATGGGG ACAAAAATCATCCCTTCTAAATACATCATGAAAACAGATGATGATGCCTTTGTTAGGATTGATGAAGTGCTTTCCAGCCTTAAAGGAAAGCCATCGGAAGGCCTCTTGTACGGTCTCATATCTTCTAAATCATCTCCTCAGAGGGACGAAGGCAGCAAGTGGTACATCAGTGAGGAG GAATGGCCCCATGATACATACCCACCATGGGCACATGGTCCTGGCTATGTTATCTCACGAGACATAGCAAAATTTATTGTCCATGCCCACCAAGAAAGAAAACTCAAG ctCTTTAAATTAGAAGATGTTGCCATGGGCATATGGATTGAACAGTTCAAGAATGATGGTAAAGAAGTACATTATGAAAATGATGAGAGGTTTTACAACGCTGGATGTGAATCAAATTATGTAATTGCCCATTATCAAAGTCCGAGGATGGTGCTATGCCTTTGGGAGAAATTACAGAAAGAACACCAGCCAGTGTGCTGTGAGTAA
- the LOC114393870 gene encoding hydroxyproline O-galactosyltransferase GALT3 isoform X1 — MTIVRYHFKRLHFVQGLLKMKKWYGGLLIMALGMMLLFLYNVKGIQPQKQSAKQSAYNFFHNHTPGDSINGSSNLPVNSSEVELKRVTTPAKRPHLVHVAGLDDLYDMKNLSKEETNSVLIWDSLRSLLSRSDALAETAQGVKEASVAWKELLSIVEKDKASKINKMDGPENQNCPFSVTSPGKAVPDSGITLDLPCGLVVDSSITLIGIPNNRSFQIDLAGLEQEGEPNPPIILHYNVSLPGENMTEEPYIVQNTWTSDLGWGKEERCPARGSANIQEVDGLVLCNIQAVRSNNKGNANVDQPASDIPSNISSESVHRTANFPFAEGNPFTSTLWVGSEGFHMTVNGRHETSFAYREVLWMQKLEPWLVSSIKVAGSLSLLSILAKGLPVTEDNDIVVDIENLKAPSIARKRLALLIGVFSTGNNFERRMALRRSWMQYEAVHSGEVAVRFFIGLHKNNRVNFELWTEAQAYGDIQLMPFVDYYSLISLKTIAICIMGTKIIPSKYIMKTDDDAFVRIDEVLSSLKGKPSEGLLYGLISSKSSPQRDEGSKWYISEEEWPHDTYPPWAHGPGYVISRDIAKFIVHAHQERKLKLFKLEDVAMGIWIEQFKNDGKEVHYENDERFYNAGCESNYVIAHYQSPRMVLCLWEKLQKEHQPVCCE, encoded by the exons ATGACAATTGTACGCTATCATTTT AAACGGCTACATTTTGTTCAAGGTTtactgaaaatgaagaaatggtATGGAGGCTTGTTGATAATGGCTTTGGGTATGATGTTGTTGTTCCTCTACAATGTCAAAGGAATTCAGCCGCAGAAGCAATCCGCAAAACAGTCGGCATATAATTTCTTCCATAATCATACACCTGGTGATTCTATTAATGGAAGCAGCAATCTTCCAGTAAACTCTTCCGAGGTGGAACTAAAAAGGGTAACAACACCAGCAAAAAGGCCACATTTGGTACATGTTGCAGGGCTAGATGATCTGTATGACATGAAAAATCTATCGAAAGAAGAGACGAATTCTGTGCTAATTTGGGATTCCTTACGTTCCTTGCTGTCAAGGTCAGATGCTTTGGCTGAAACAGCTCAAGGAGTTAAAGAGGCTTCTGTAGCATGGAAAGAATTGCTGTCCATTGTTGAAAAGGACAAAGCTTCTAAGATTAATAAGATGGATGGCCCAGAAAATCAAAACTGCCCATTCTCGGTGACCTCGCCTGGTAAGGCTGTACCAGATAGTGGAATCACTCTTGATCTCCCTTGTGGTCTGGTTGTAGATTCTTCTATTACACTGATTGGAATCCCTAACAacagaagcttccagattgacCTTGCTGGGCTAGAGCAAGAAGGGGAGCCAAATCCTCCAATTATCTTGCATTATAATGTGAGTCTTCCTGGAGAAAACATGACAGAGGAACCATATATTGTTCAAAATACATGGACTAGTGATTTAGGGTGGGGAAAAGAGGAAAGGTGTCCTGCTCGTGGTTCTGCCAACATTCAAGAAG TTGATGGACTTGTTCTCTGCAACATACAAGCTGTCAGAAGTAACAACAAAGGGAATGCAAATGTTGACCAACCTGCTAGTGATATACCTTCTAATATTTCCTCAGAAAGTGTACATAGAACCGCTAATTTTCCCTTTGCTGAGGGTAATCCTTTCACTTCCACATTGTGGGTTGGTTCAGAGGGATTTCATATGACTGTGAATGGAAGGCATGAAACGTCTTTTGCATATAGGGAG GTTTTGTGGATGCAGAAACTTGAACCATGGTTAGTCAGCAGTATTAAAGTAGCAGGCAGTTTAAGTCTCTTATCAATCCTGGCTAAGGGTTTGCCTGTTACTGAAGATAATGATATAGTTGTTGATATTGAGAATCTGAAGGCTCCTTCTATCGCCAGAAAAAGGCTTGCTTTGTTGATTGGAGTATTTTCTACCGGAAACAATTTTGAACGTCGCATGGCCCTGAGGAGGTCTTGGATGCAATATGAGGCCGTACATTCTGGAGAAGTTGCTGTCCGATTTTTCATTGGGCTT CACAAGAACAATAGGGTTAATTTTGAGTTATGGACTGAAGCTCAAGCATATGGAGATATTCAGTTAATGCCTTTTGTagattattatagtttgatttCTTTGAAGACAATTGCAATTTGCATTATGGGG ACAAAAATCATCCCTTCTAAATACATCATGAAAACAGATGATGATGCCTTTGTTAGGATTGATGAAGTGCTTTCCAGCCTTAAAGGAAAGCCATCGGAAGGCCTCTTGTACGGTCTCATATCTTCTAAATCATCTCCTCAGAGGGACGAAGGCAGCAAGTGGTACATCAGTGAGGAG GAATGGCCCCATGATACATACCCACCATGGGCACATGGTCCTGGCTATGTTATCTCACGAGACATAGCAAAATTTATTGTCCATGCCCACCAAGAAAGAAAACTCAAG ctCTTTAAATTAGAAGATGTTGCCATGGGCATATGGATTGAACAGTTCAAGAATGATGGTAAAGAAGTACATTATGAAAATGATGAGAGGTTTTACAACGCTGGATGTGAATCAAATTATGTAATTGCCCATTATCAAAGTCCGAGGATGGTGCTATGCCTTTGGGAGAAATTACAGAAAGAACACCAGCCAGTGTGCTGTGAGTAA
- the LOC114393870 gene encoding hydroxyproline O-galactosyltransferase GALT3 isoform X5, with translation MKKWYGGLLIMALGMMLLFLYNVKGIQPQKQSAKQSAYNFFHNHTPGDSINGSSNLPVNSSEVELKRVTTPAKRPHLVHVAGLDDLYDMKNLSKEETNSVLIWDSLRSLLSRSDALAETAQGVKEASVAWKELLSIVEKDKASKINKMDGPENQNCPFSVTSPGKAVPDSGITLDLPCGLVVDSSITLIGIPNNRSFQIDLAGLEQEGEPNPPIILHYNVSLPGENMTEEPYIVQNTWTSDLGWGKEERCPARGSANIQEVDGLVLCNIQAVRSNNKGNANVDQPASDIPSNISSESVHRTANFPFAEGNPFTSTLWVGSEGFHMTVNGRHETSFAYREVLWMQKLEPWLVSSIKVAGSLSLLSILAKGLPVTEDNDIVVDIENLKAPSIARKRLALLIGVFSTGNNFERRMALRRSWMQYEAVHSGEVAVRFFIGLHKNNRVNFELWTEAQAYGDIQLMPFVDYYSLISLKTIAICIMGTKIIPSKYIMKTDDDAFVRIDEVLSSLKGKPSEGLLYGLISSKSSPQRDEGSKWYISEEEWPHDTYPPWAHGPGYVISRDIAKFIVHAHQERKLKLFKLEDVAMGIWIEQFKNDGKEVHYENDERFYNAGCESNYVIAHYQSPRMVLCLWEKLQKEHQPVCCE, from the exons atgaagaaatggtATGGAGGCTTGTTGATAATGGCTTTGGGTATGATGTTGTTGTTCCTCTACAATGTCAAAGGAATTCAGCCGCAGAAGCAATCCGCAAAACAGTCGGCATATAATTTCTTCCATAATCATACACCTGGTGATTCTATTAATGGAAGCAGCAATCTTCCAGTAAACTCTTCCGAGGTGGAACTAAAAAGGGTAACAACACCAGCAAAAAGGCCACATTTGGTACATGTTGCAGGGCTAGATGATCTGTATGACATGAAAAATCTATCGAAAGAAGAGACGAATTCTGTGCTAATTTGGGATTCCTTACGTTCCTTGCTGTCAAGGTCAGATGCTTTGGCTGAAACAGCTCAAGGAGTTAAAGAGGCTTCTGTAGCATGGAAAGAATTGCTGTCCATTGTTGAAAAGGACAAAGCTTCTAAGATTAATAAGATGGATGGCCCAGAAAATCAAAACTGCCCATTCTCGGTGACCTCGCCTGGTAAGGCTGTACCAGATAGTGGAATCACTCTTGATCTCCCTTGTGGTCTGGTTGTAGATTCTTCTATTACACTGATTGGAATCCCTAACAacagaagcttccagattgacCTTGCTGGGCTAGAGCAAGAAGGGGAGCCAAATCCTCCAATTATCTTGCATTATAATGTGAGTCTTCCTGGAGAAAACATGACAGAGGAACCATATATTGTTCAAAATACATGGACTAGTGATTTAGGGTGGGGAAAAGAGGAAAGGTGTCCTGCTCGTGGTTCTGCCAACATTCAAGAAG TTGATGGACTTGTTCTCTGCAACATACAAGCTGTCAGAAGTAACAACAAAGGGAATGCAAATGTTGACCAACCTGCTAGTGATATACCTTCTAATATTTCCTCAGAAAGTGTACATAGAACCGCTAATTTTCCCTTTGCTGAGGGTAATCCTTTCACTTCCACATTGTGGGTTGGTTCAGAGGGATTTCATATGACTGTGAATGGAAGGCATGAAACGTCTTTTGCATATAGGGAG GTTTTGTGGATGCAGAAACTTGAACCATGGTTAGTCAGCAGTATTAAAGTAGCAGGCAGTTTAAGTCTCTTATCAATCCTGGCTAAGGGTTTGCCTGTTACTGAAGATAATGATATAGTTGTTGATATTGAGAATCTGAAGGCTCCTTCTATCGCCAGAAAAAGGCTTGCTTTGTTGATTGGAGTATTTTCTACCGGAAACAATTTTGAACGTCGCATGGCCCTGAGGAGGTCTTGGATGCAATATGAGGCCGTACATTCTGGAGAAGTTGCTGTCCGATTTTTCATTGGGCTT CACAAGAACAATAGGGTTAATTTTGAGTTATGGACTGAAGCTCAAGCATATGGAGATATTCAGTTAATGCCTTTTGTagattattatagtttgatttCTTTGAAGACAATTGCAATTTGCATTATGGGG ACAAAAATCATCCCTTCTAAATACATCATGAAAACAGATGATGATGCCTTTGTTAGGATTGATGAAGTGCTTTCCAGCCTTAAAGGAAAGCCATCGGAAGGCCTCTTGTACGGTCTCATATCTTCTAAATCATCTCCTCAGAGGGACGAAGGCAGCAAGTGGTACATCAGTGAGGAG GAATGGCCCCATGATACATACCCACCATGGGCACATGGTCCTGGCTATGTTATCTCACGAGACATAGCAAAATTTATTGTCCATGCCCACCAAGAAAGAAAACTCAAG ctCTTTAAATTAGAAGATGTTGCCATGGGCATATGGATTGAACAGTTCAAGAATGATGGTAAAGAAGTACATTATGAAAATGATGAGAGGTTTTACAACGCTGGATGTGAATCAAATTATGTAATTGCCCATTATCAAAGTCCGAGGATGGTGCTATGCCTTTGGGAGAAATTACAGAAAGAACACCAGCCAGTGTGCTGTGAGTAA
- the LOC114393870 gene encoding hydroxyproline O-galactosyltransferase GALT3 isoform X4: protein MTIKRLHFVQGLLKMKKWYGGLLIMALGMMLLFLYNVKGIQPQKQSAKQSAYNFFHNHTPGDSINGSSNLPVNSSEVELKRVTTPAKRPHLVHVAGLDDLYDMKNLSKEETNSVLIWDSLRSLLSRSDALAETAQGVKEASVAWKELLSIVEKDKASKINKMDGPENQNCPFSVTSPGKAVPDSGITLDLPCGLVVDSSITLIGIPNNRSFQIDLAGLEQEGEPNPPIILHYNVSLPGENMTEEPYIVQNTWTSDLGWGKEERCPARGSANIQEVDGLVLCNIQAVRSNNKGNANVDQPASDIPSNISSESVHRTANFPFAEGNPFTSTLWVGSEGFHMTVNGRHETSFAYREVLWMQKLEPWLVSSIKVAGSLSLLSILAKGLPVTEDNDIVVDIENLKAPSIARKRLALLIGVFSTGNNFERRMALRRSWMQYEAVHSGEVAVRFFIGLHKNNRVNFELWTEAQAYGDIQLMPFVDYYSLISLKTIAICIMGTKIIPSKYIMKTDDDAFVRIDEVLSSLKGKPSEGLLYGLISSKSSPQRDEGSKWYISEEEWPHDTYPPWAHGPGYVISRDIAKFIVHAHQERKLKLFKLEDVAMGIWIEQFKNDGKEVHYENDERFYNAGCESNYVIAHYQSPRMVLCLWEKLQKEHQPVCCE from the exons ATGACAATT AAACGGCTACATTTTGTTCAAGGTTtactgaaaatgaagaaatggtATGGAGGCTTGTTGATAATGGCTTTGGGTATGATGTTGTTGTTCCTCTACAATGTCAAAGGAATTCAGCCGCAGAAGCAATCCGCAAAACAGTCGGCATATAATTTCTTCCATAATCATACACCTGGTGATTCTATTAATGGAAGCAGCAATCTTCCAGTAAACTCTTCCGAGGTGGAACTAAAAAGGGTAACAACACCAGCAAAAAGGCCACATTTGGTACATGTTGCAGGGCTAGATGATCTGTATGACATGAAAAATCTATCGAAAGAAGAGACGAATTCTGTGCTAATTTGGGATTCCTTACGTTCCTTGCTGTCAAGGTCAGATGCTTTGGCTGAAACAGCTCAAGGAGTTAAAGAGGCTTCTGTAGCATGGAAAGAATTGCTGTCCATTGTTGAAAAGGACAAAGCTTCTAAGATTAATAAGATGGATGGCCCAGAAAATCAAAACTGCCCATTCTCGGTGACCTCGCCTGGTAAGGCTGTACCAGATAGTGGAATCACTCTTGATCTCCCTTGTGGTCTGGTTGTAGATTCTTCTATTACACTGATTGGAATCCCTAACAacagaagcttccagattgacCTTGCTGGGCTAGAGCAAGAAGGGGAGCCAAATCCTCCAATTATCTTGCATTATAATGTGAGTCTTCCTGGAGAAAACATGACAGAGGAACCATATATTGTTCAAAATACATGGACTAGTGATTTAGGGTGGGGAAAAGAGGAAAGGTGTCCTGCTCGTGGTTCTGCCAACATTCAAGAAG TTGATGGACTTGTTCTCTGCAACATACAAGCTGTCAGAAGTAACAACAAAGGGAATGCAAATGTTGACCAACCTGCTAGTGATATACCTTCTAATATTTCCTCAGAAAGTGTACATAGAACCGCTAATTTTCCCTTTGCTGAGGGTAATCCTTTCACTTCCACATTGTGGGTTGGTTCAGAGGGATTTCATATGACTGTGAATGGAAGGCATGAAACGTCTTTTGCATATAGGGAG GTTTTGTGGATGCAGAAACTTGAACCATGGTTAGTCAGCAGTATTAAAGTAGCAGGCAGTTTAAGTCTCTTATCAATCCTGGCTAAGGGTTTGCCTGTTACTGAAGATAATGATATAGTTGTTGATATTGAGAATCTGAAGGCTCCTTCTATCGCCAGAAAAAGGCTTGCTTTGTTGATTGGAGTATTTTCTACCGGAAACAATTTTGAACGTCGCATGGCCCTGAGGAGGTCTTGGATGCAATATGAGGCCGTACATTCTGGAGAAGTTGCTGTCCGATTTTTCATTGGGCTT CACAAGAACAATAGGGTTAATTTTGAGTTATGGACTGAAGCTCAAGCATATGGAGATATTCAGTTAATGCCTTTTGTagattattatagtttgatttCTTTGAAGACAATTGCAATTTGCATTATGGGG ACAAAAATCATCCCTTCTAAATACATCATGAAAACAGATGATGATGCCTTTGTTAGGATTGATGAAGTGCTTTCCAGCCTTAAAGGAAAGCCATCGGAAGGCCTCTTGTACGGTCTCATATCTTCTAAATCATCTCCTCAGAGGGACGAAGGCAGCAAGTGGTACATCAGTGAGGAG GAATGGCCCCATGATACATACCCACCATGGGCACATGGTCCTGGCTATGTTATCTCACGAGACATAGCAAAATTTATTGTCCATGCCCACCAAGAAAGAAAACTCAAG ctCTTTAAATTAGAAGATGTTGCCATGGGCATATGGATTGAACAGTTCAAGAATGATGGTAAAGAAGTACATTATGAAAATGATGAGAGGTTTTACAACGCTGGATGTGAATCAAATTATGTAATTGCCCATTATCAAAGTCCGAGGATGGTGCTATGCCTTTGGGAGAAATTACAGAAAGAACACCAGCCAGTGTGCTGTGAGTAA